The following proteins come from a genomic window of Rutidosis leptorrhynchoides isolate AG116_Rl617_1_P2 chromosome 10, CSIRO_AGI_Rlap_v1, whole genome shotgun sequence:
- the LOC139872992 gene encoding dof zinc finger protein DOF3.6-like, producing the protein MVFSSVPQYLDHHNWHHQLNDNQGNGTIVENPNLTPTSPPLQHGGGGVEGSIRPGSMVDRARLAKLPLPEAGLNCPRCDSTNTKFCYFNNYNLTQPRHFCKACRRYWTRGGALRNVPVGGGCRRNKRTSKSSTRSKSPSRSAPKSLSVSPPRSNLENITSSQLSHPTSLHLPFLSSLSQYGGVGGNISSNLARFHPQSELGNSDSNNFNNVLTIGGGENWRVPNVLHGFEVPQNTNLFNYQNQGTTGSAQYSSIVEGDIRSNMNSEIDNPKIEPPGKMEDNRGSNLSRQFLGMMGNGNQQTWAANSWN; encoded by the exons ATGGTTTTCTCATCTGTTCCACAATATCTTGATCATCACAATTGGCATCATCAG TTGAATGACAATCAAGGAAATGGTACTATTGTTGAAAACCCTAACCTCACACCAACTTCGCCACCTTTACAACACGGTGGAGGAGGTGTTGAAGGATCAATCAGACCAGGATCTATGGTGGATCGAGCTCGGTTAGCCAAGTTACCTTTGCCTGAGGCCGGTCTAAATTGTCCCCGTTGTGATTCGACAAATACAAAGTTTTGCTACTTTAATAACTATAACCTCACACAACCACGCCACTTTTGCAAGGCGTGTAGGCGTTATTGGACTAGAGGAGGCGCTCTTAGAAACGTTCCGGTTGGGGGTGGTTGTAGAAGAAACAAAAGAACTAGCAAAAGTAGCACAAGATCAAAATCTCCTAGTCGATCGGCCCCTAAATCGTTAAGTGTAAGTCCTCCAAGAAGTAATTTAGAAAATATCACAAGTTCACAACTTTCACATCCAACTTCACTTCACTTACCTTTTTTAAGTTCTCTTAGTCAATATGGAGGTGTTGGTGGCAACATTAGCTCAAATCTTGCTAGATTTCATCCACAAAGTGAATTGGGGAATTCGGATTCAAATAATTTTAACAATGTTTTAACAATTGGAGGTGGTGAAAATTGGAGAGTGCCTAATGTTTTGCATGGATTTGAAGTACCGCAAAATACTAATCTATTCAACTATCAAAACCAAGGCACAACTGGATCAGCACAATATTCTTCTATAGTTGAAGGAGATATTAGGTCAAATATGAACTCAGAAATTGATAACCCTAAAATCGAGCCCCCGGGGAAGATGGAAGATAATCGAGGCTCGAATTTATCAAGACAGTTTTTAGGAATGATGGGGAATGGCAATCAACAAACATGGGCTGCGAATTCGTGGAACTAA